The following are encoded in a window of Paraburkholderia sp. HP33-1 genomic DNA:
- a CDS encoding F0F1 ATP synthase subunit B, producing MNLNATLFAQMVVFLILAWFTMKFVWPPLINALDERAKKIADGLSAAEKGKQELEAAHKRVDQELAQARNDGQQRIADAEKRAVAVADEIKAQAQAEAARIIAQAKADADQQVVKAREALRGEVAALAVKGAEQILKREVDQVAHADLLNQLKAEL from the coding sequence GTGAATCTAAACGCAACCCTGTTTGCGCAAATGGTCGTGTTCCTGATCCTCGCGTGGTTCACGATGAAATTCGTGTGGCCGCCGCTGATCAACGCCCTCGACGAGCGCGCGAAGAAGATCGCCGACGGTCTGTCCGCCGCGGAAAAGGGCAAGCAGGAACTCGAAGCCGCTCACAAGCGCGTCGACCAGGAACTCGCCCAAGCTCGCAACGACGGCCAGCAACGCATCGCCGACGCTGAAAAGCGCGCTGTCGCAGTCGCCGACGAAATCAAGGCTCAGGCGCAGGCGGAAGCCGCCCGCATCATCGCGCAGGCGAAGGCCGACGCGGATCAGCAAGTCGTGAAGGCACGCGAAGCGCTGCGTGGCGAAGTCGCCGCACTCGCAGTGAAGGGCGCTGAACAGATCCTGAAGCGCGAAGTCGACCAGGTAGCTCACGCTGACCTGCTGAATCAACTGAAAGCCGAGCTCTGA